One Pseudodesulfovibrio alkaliphilus DNA segment encodes these proteins:
- a CDS encoding ArsR/SmtB family transcription factor has protein sequence MSNIACGNTEQHEANVSQVRAGMLSERDFLFLAELFKALGDYTRVRMLYALSIHELCVCALAEVLDMSPSAISHQLRLLRAARLVRYRKEGKNVYYTLDDEHVRNLIGQGLDHVLEQG, from the coding sequence ATGTCCAACATCGCCTGCGGAAATACCGAGCAGCACGAGGCCAACGTCTCCCAGGTCAGGGCCGGGATGCTCTCCGAGAGGGACTTTTTGTTCCTGGCAGAGCTGTTCAAGGCCCTTGGCGACTATACGCGGGTGCGTATGCTCTACGCCCTGTCCATCCACGAATTGTGCGTCTGCGCCCTGGCAGAGGTGCTCGACATGTCCCCCTCGGCCATTTCGCACCAGCTCCGGCTGTTGCGAGCAGCCCGTTTGGTCCGCTACCGCAAGGAAGGCAAGAACGTGTATTACACCCTTGATGATGAACATGTGCGCAACCTCATCGGCCAGGGGCTTGACCACGTTTTGGAGCAGGGATAG
- a CDS encoding AlbA family DNA-binding domain-containing protein encodes MFDQRPAQSIIRGKNLYRILQAGVLLAWAVLGALVFWGVREVRHDAAAVAVESSAKGLAGAVTVLVNAVTTSGGDMVVSRLDSLGPSDLRRTFTDILGRHPDMASIMVSDGEGLRYLLLRGADGLLEAVPGQDGGWTLWRPDGSSSAAVAPERFDGAAVDKALAEEFRHLEPGQVNWRSAGRYVDAGESWLAAASLVQGGAGRVMLSFVFPVGVVVNQLDGAEKGRAEKVFLFWDNGSVLPVGDADRNPGAARQPGPAQEIPDPVIAAAAERMARDASLRGVPVPLRVRGEVWWAYLAPLSVFGDTLSLGVVVPMAGVIPSLGSDTFLQVFGSALALLGVAALYLLRRNRSRIETLGMRHGAARNADDVLRLIAEGESRGLEFKQTMRFNLKAGKNGKEIEHAIVKSVSAFINSEGGTLLVGVADDGTVTGFAEDSFANDDKALLHFNNLVNQYLGAEFSRYVETMAIQVGGATVIRALCMPARVPAILKNGQSEEFYVRSGPASRQLSFSQFHEWLRNH; translated from the coding sequence ATGTTCGATCAAAGACCGGCGCAGAGCATCATTCGAGGCAAGAATCTCTACCGGATACTTCAGGCCGGAGTGCTCCTGGCCTGGGCAGTGCTGGGCGCACTGGTCTTCTGGGGGGTGCGCGAGGTGCGCCACGACGCGGCTGCAGTGGCCGTGGAAAGTTCCGCAAAAGGTCTCGCCGGAGCGGTGACTGTGCTGGTCAACGCCGTGACCACCTCGGGCGGCGACATGGTGGTGAGTCGTCTCGACAGCCTTGGTCCGTCCGATCTGCGGCGCACCTTTACCGATATTCTTGGCAGACATCCCGACATGGCCTCAATCATGGTCTCGGATGGCGAGGGCCTGCGTTATCTGCTTCTCCGGGGGGCCGACGGCCTGCTCGAAGCAGTTCCCGGACAGGACGGGGGCTGGACCCTTTGGAGGCCCGATGGTTCCTCCTCGGCCGCCGTCGCCCCGGAGCGGTTCGACGGCGCGGCCGTGGACAAGGCCCTGGCCGAGGAATTCCGCCATCTTGAGCCCGGTCAGGTCAACTGGCGCAGCGCCGGGCGCTATGTCGACGCGGGCGAATCGTGGTTGGCGGCCGCGTCGCTGGTGCAAGGCGGGGCCGGTCGGGTCATGCTCTCCTTCGTCTTTCCGGTGGGGGTCGTGGTCAATCAACTTGATGGCGCGGAAAAGGGCAGGGCGGAAAAAGTCTTTCTTTTCTGGGACAACGGTTCAGTGCTGCCGGTCGGCGATGCGGACCGAAACCCCGGGGCGGCTCGGCAACCGGGACCGGCCCAGGAGATTCCCGATCCGGTCATCGCCGCAGCGGCCGAGCGCATGGCCCGGGATGCCTCATTGCGTGGTGTTCCCGTCCCCTTGCGGGTGCGTGGGGAGGTCTGGTGGGCATATCTTGCGCCCCTGTCCGTCTTTGGCGACACCCTGTCCCTGGGGGTGGTCGTGCCCATGGCCGGTGTCATTCCCTCCCTTGGCAGCGATACCTTCCTACAGGTTTTTGGCTCCGCCCTGGCCCTCTTGGGCGTTGCGGCCCTATATCTCCTGCGCCGCAACCGCTCCAGGATAGAGACCCTGGGTATGCGCCACGGCGCTGCCCGCAATGCCGACGATGTATTGCGACTCATTGCCGAGGGGGAGAGCCGGGGGCTCGAGTTCAAGCAGACCATGCGTTTTAATCTCAAGGCGGGCAAAAACGGAAAGGAGATCGAACACGCCATTGTCAAAAGCGTGTCGGCTTTCATCAATTCCGAGGGTGGCACATTGCTGGTGGGGGTGGCTGACGACGGCACGGTAACGGGCTTTGCCGAGGACAGCTTCGCCAATGACGACAAGGCGTTGTTACATTTTAATAATCTTGTTAACCAGTACCTTGGCGCCGAGTTTTCCCGCTATGTCGAGACCATGGCCATACAGGTTGGCGGGGCGACGGTCATCCGCGCTCTGTGCATGCCCGCCCGTGTTCCGGCCATCCTCAAAAACGGCCAGAGCGAGGAGTTCTACGTGCGCAGTGGTCCGGCCAGTCGCCAACTCTCGTTCAGTCAGTTTCACGAATGGCTCCGGAACCACTGA
- a CDS encoding SO_0444 family Cu/Zn efflux transporter, whose protein sequence is MDMLVEIVVASWHVLEESAPYVLLGFFVAGLLKAFVPDAFMARHLGGRSFGSVVKAAVIGVPLPLCSCGVLPAALGLRRQGASKGATTAFMISTPETGVDSMAVTYALIDPIMTVVRPVAATVTAVSAGILVNLFPGREEREAESDHSLRRDNGPAFRPVPSAEASIDTEPAARPLDLPYAHSSEGQCGCHGGEAQPERIGIWTRFILGMRHAFGEMLADIGKWLMVGIVVAGAIAVAVPEDALSEYIGTGFPSYLIMLVVALPLYVCATASTPIAASLLLKGLSPGAALVFLLAGPATNGATITVMLKAMGRRTAVIYVAAIVGCSLTLAWLVDRLYIALGLDIRAVVVQVDETLPEWVGVASALVLLLLVGRSLMRRECGCGAGHCAGSHAGH, encoded by the coding sequence ATGGATATGCTTGTCGAGATAGTCGTCGCGTCGTGGCATGTGCTGGAGGAGTCAGCGCCCTATGTGCTGCTGGGTTTTTTCGTGGCAGGGCTGCTCAAGGCCTTCGTGCCCGATGCGTTCATGGCCCGGCATCTCGGGGGTCGCTCCTTCGGTTCGGTGGTCAAGGCGGCGGTCATCGGCGTCCCGCTGCCTTTGTGCTCGTGCGGGGTGCTGCCCGCGGCCCTGGGTCTTCGGCGGCAGGGCGCGAGCAAGGGTGCGACCACGGCCTTCATGATCTCCACGCCGGAAACCGGGGTGGACTCCATGGCCGTAACTTACGCCCTGATCGATCCGATCATGACCGTGGTTCGGCCGGTAGCGGCTACGGTCACGGCCGTTTCCGCCGGGATATTGGTCAATCTCTTCCCAGGGCGCGAGGAGCGGGAGGCGGAATCGGACCACTCTTTGCGGCGTGACAACGGCCCCGCATTCCGGCCTGTCCCGTCGGCTGAAGCCAGTATAGACACCGAACCGGCGGCACGTCCCCTTGATCTCCCTTATGCCCATTCTTCGGAGGGTCAATGCGGGTGCCACGGGGGCGAAGCCCAGCCGGAACGCATTGGTATCTGGACCCGGTTCATTCTGGGGATGCGCCACGCCTTTGGCGAGATGCTGGCCGACATCGGCAAGTGGCTGATGGTCGGTATTGTCGTGGCCGGGGCCATTGCCGTGGCCGTTCCTGAGGACGCACTGTCAGAATACATTGGTACCGGCTTTCCTTCCTATCTCATCATGCTCGTGGTGGCCCTGCCCCTGTATGTCTGCGCCACGGCCTCAACGCCCATTGCCGCCTCCCTGCTGCTCAAGGGGCTCTCTCCGGGCGCGGCCCTGGTCTTTTTGCTGGCCGGGCCTGCCACCAACGGCGCCACCATTACGGTGATGCTCAAGGCCATGGGCAGACGGACGGCGGTTATCTATGTGGCGGCCATTGTCGGTTGTTCCCTGACCCTGGCCTGGCTGGTGGACCGGCTTTATATCGCCCTCGGTCTTGACATCAGGGCTGTGGTGGTCCAGGTGGACGAGACCCTGCCCGAGTGGGTCGGCGTGGCTTCTGCCCTGGTTCTGCTCCTGCTTGTGGGCCGCAGTCTGATGCGCCGGGAATGCGGCTGCGGCGCCGGTCACTGCGCCGGGAGCCATGCCGGACATTAG
- a CDS encoding ABC transporter permease, with amino-acid sequence MVVLGLLWKLAAMALGGVILPHPEDALAAFATALTTRIFWEHFGVSAYRAVTAMVLAWGVAFPLGLFMGSVRRADALLAPFVFLTYPVPKIVLLPVFLLLLGLGDASKIAMIALILGYQILVTTRDGVRSIHPKYFDSVRSLGGSRWDVLREVLIPAALPHGFTALRLGTGVSVAVLFFVESFATTRGLGYMIMDAWGAMNYLGMFTGILGMSMMGAALYEAANFLERRACRWMFLRRKA; translated from the coding sequence ATGGTCGTTCTCGGCCTGCTCTGGAAGTTGGCGGCCATGGCCCTGGGCGGGGTTATTCTGCCCCACCCAGAGGACGCCCTGGCCGCCTTTGCCACGGCTCTGACCACGCGAATCTTCTGGGAGCATTTCGGCGTCAGCGCCTACAGGGCGGTCACGGCCATGGTCCTGGCCTGGGGCGTTGCTTTTCCTTTGGGATTGTTCATGGGCAGCGTCAGGCGGGCGGATGCCCTGCTGGCCCCGTTCGTCTTCCTGACCTATCCGGTGCCCAAGATCGTGCTCCTGCCCGTGTTCCTGCTTCTGCTCGGCCTGGGCGATGCCTCCAAGATCGCCATGATCGCGCTTATTCTCGGCTACCAGATTCTGGTCACCACCCGCGACGGAGTGCGTTCCATCCATCCAAAATATTTCGATTCCGTTCGCTCGTTGGGTGGTTCGCGCTGGGACGTGCTGCGCGAGGTGCTCATCCCGGCTGCGCTGCCTCATGGGTTCACGGCCCTCCGTCTGGGCACCGGGGTGTCCGTGGCGGTGCTTTTCTTCGTCGAATCCTTTGCCACCACACGGGGCCTGGGCTATATGATCATGGACGCCTGGGGGGCAATGAACTACTTGGGCATGTTCACAGGCATACTCGGCATGTCGATGATGGGTGCGGCCCTTTACGAGGCGGCCAACTTCCTGGAGCGCCGCGCCTGTCGCTGGATGTTTCTGCGCCGCAAGGCGTGA
- a CDS encoding PhoH family protein, giving the protein MKLEFDDSRLAGQLFGPHNQHLRLIGERMGVRLESRGNAVTIIAPAGEEAAEGLAAQVLTQLYAMLKAGKSLYPQDVDYACRILMRQPSADVGEVFKGDVYATSGKRTVSPKSLNQREYLDAIRQHDLTFGIGPAGTGKTYLAVAMAVGALLRREVKRIVLTRPAVEAGEKLGFLPGDLAEKINPYLRPLYDALHDMLDFPRVQEYQESGVIEVAPLAFMRGRTLNDAFIILDEAQNTTPEQMKMFLTRLGFGSRAVVTGDVTQIDLPTHARSGLLNARAILERVKGVKFIFFDEHDVIRHPLVGRIVRAYEQHDTNRTE; this is encoded by the coding sequence ATGAAACTCGAATTCGACGACAGCAGGCTGGCCGGGCAGCTTTTCGGCCCCCACAATCAACACCTGAGGCTCATTGGCGAGCGCATGGGTGTTCGTCTGGAGAGCAGGGGCAACGCCGTGACCATCATCGCCCCAGCTGGGGAGGAGGCGGCAGAGGGGTTGGCCGCCCAGGTGCTGACCCAGCTCTACGCCATGCTCAAGGCGGGCAAGAGCCTGTACCCACAGGATGTGGACTACGCCTGCCGGATCCTCATGCGCCAGCCCTCGGCCGATGTGGGCGAGGTGTTCAAGGGCGATGTCTACGCTACCTCGGGCAAGCGGACGGTCTCGCCCAAATCCCTCAACCAGAGGGAATACCTTGATGCCATCCGCCAGCATGACCTGACGTTTGGCATCGGCCCGGCGGGCACGGGCAAGACCTATCTGGCTGTGGCCATGGCTGTGGGAGCACTGCTGCGCCGCGAGGTCAAACGCATCGTACTTACCCGCCCGGCGGTGGAGGCGGGCGAAAAGCTCGGCTTCCTGCCTGGCGATCTGGCCGAGAAGATCAATCCCTATCTGCGTCCGCTTTACGACGCCCTGCACGACATGCTCGATTTTCCCAGGGTGCAGGAGTATCAGGAGAGCGGCGTCATCGAGGTTGCCCCGCTGGCCTTCATGCGCGGTCGCACTCTCAACGACGCCTTCATCATCCTCGACGAGGCGCAGAACACAACGCCCGAGCAGATGAAGATGTTTCTGACGCGGCTTGGCTTCGGTTCGCGGGCCGTTGTCACAGGCGACGTGACACAGATCGATCTGCCCACCCACGCCCGTTCCGGCCTGCTCAATGCAAGGGCCATCCTCGAACGCGTCAAGGGCGTGAAATTCATTTTCTTCGACGAACATGATGTTATCCGCCACCCGCTGGTGGGCCGCATTGTCCGCGCCTACGAGCAGCACGATACCAACAGGACCGAATGA
- the ybeY gene encoding rRNA maturation RNase YbeY: MGEQIRIVRQTRLDPAFPLSRRELAGVVATILEALGREGASLEITLVDDSEMARLNAGFMGCPGPTNVLSFPTGHGDVFRGEVGSAGESAYLGELALSVDTLVREAHLYGQPEQVHLARLLAHGVLHLAGYDHGPEMDDLTELAVDRVLLAQAD, from the coding sequence ATGGGTGAGCAGATCAGAATCGTGCGTCAAACCCGGCTCGATCCCGCATTTCCCCTGTCTCGGCGGGAGCTTGCCGGGGTGGTGGCCACCATTTTGGAGGCCCTGGGCCGTGAGGGGGCGTCTCTTGAGATCACCCTGGTTGACGACAGCGAGATGGCCCGGCTCAACGCCGGATTCATGGGCTGCCCCGGTCCTACCAATGTCCTCAGTTTTCCGACCGGGCACGGGGATGTCTTCCGGGGCGAGGTGGGCTCCGCAGGAGAGTCGGCATACCTCGGCGAACTGGCTCTGAGCGTTGACACCCTTGTTCGCGAGGCGCATCTCTACGGGCAGCCGGAACAGGTCCATCTGGCCCGGCTGTTGGCCCACGGCGTCCTGCACCTGGCCGGTTACGACCATGGCCCGGAGATGGACGACCTGACCGAACTTGCCGTGGACCGGGTTCTGCTCGCCCAGGCTGACTGA
- the argF gene encoding ornithine carbamoyltransferase, whose translation MPKHFLTILDMSRDEAHSVLLRAKAMKDGDIRTDLLAGKTLLLIFEKASTRTRVSFEVGVRHLGGDPVFITSRDSQLGRDEPLKDTARVLSRYADGLIVRTFGQEKLETLVQFGTIPVINALTDEYHPCQIMSDVLTMYERTPDLESLKVAWVGDGNNMAHSFINAAATFGFSLALACPAGYRPDPGIMEKARSLGAEITLTDDPAEAVAGAHYVNTDVWASMGQEEEQKKREAAFAGYAVDEKLMAKAAPGACFMHCLPAHRGEEVSEGVFEGPASIVWDQAENRLHMQKAIIEWVYSN comes from the coding sequence ATGCCCAAGCATTTTCTGACCATTCTGGATATGTCCCGGGACGAGGCGCACAGCGTGTTGCTGCGTGCCAAGGCGATGAAAGACGGCGACATCCGTACCGATCTTCTGGCCGGAAAGACCCTGCTTCTGATTTTCGAGAAGGCGTCCACGCGTACACGTGTTTCTTTCGAGGTGGGTGTCCGCCATCTGGGCGGCGATCCTGTTTTCATCACTTCCCGCGACTCCCAGCTGGGTCGCGACGAGCCTCTCAAGGACACCGCCCGAGTCCTCTCGCGCTACGCGGACGGGCTCATTGTGCGTACCTTTGGCCAGGAGAAGCTTGAAACCCTGGTCCAGTTCGGTACCATCCCGGTCATCAACGCCCTGACCGACGAATACCATCCCTGCCAGATCATGTCCGACGTGCTGACCATGTACGAACGCACCCCGGATCTTGAGAGCCTCAAGGTGGCCTGGGTGGGCGATGGCAACAACATGGCTCATTCCTTTATCAACGCGGCCGCCACCTTCGGCTTTTCCCTCGCCCTGGCCTGTCCGGCAGGGTACCGGCCGGACCCGGGCATCATGGAGAAGGCGCGGAGCCTTGGCGCGGAGATCACCCTGACCGACGATCCGGCCGAGGCCGTGGCTGGGGCGCACTATGTGAATACCGATGTCTGGGCGTCCATGGGCCAGGAAGAGGAGCAGAAGAAGCGCGAGGCCGCCTTTGCCGGATACGCCGTGGACGAGAAGCTCATGGCCAAGGCCGCCCCCGGCGCCTGCTTCATGCACTGCCTGCCCGCCCACCGGGGCGAGGAGGTCAGCGAGGGCGTGTTCGAGGGGCCTGCCTCCATCGTCTGGGATCAGGCCGAAAACAGGCTGCACATGCAAAAAGCCATCATCGAATGGGTTTACAGCAATTGA
- a CDS encoding chemotaxis protein has product MSKLAIDTGILLETGTNELEILEFYINETLKEGQPPVKNYFGINVAKVMQVIETPNLEPPESAPHPSFMGTIPLRDLILPVLDLSVWLDLNMPKTERDIVIVTEFSKSVTGFLVSGVIEIHRVGWGEVIPPSSVISQSTDSIIGLVDKGDHFIQLLDLETILTQFEPDDGLELKRADKEYKVLVADDSATIRTMLENNLSKANFRPTITTNGSEALKTLTEYKQLAEESGKDINEFVDIVVSDIEMPLMDGFSLTKNIKHDPILKKLPVILYSSIITKELRHKGDSVGADMQITKPDLHTIPDKAIELIEGISA; this is encoded by the coding sequence ATGAGCAAGCTTGCGATTGACACCGGCATCCTGCTGGAAACCGGGACGAACGAGCTCGAAATTCTGGAATTTTATATCAACGAAACGCTCAAGGAGGGCCAGCCTCCGGTCAAGAACTATTTCGGCATCAATGTGGCCAAAGTCATGCAGGTCATCGAAACGCCGAACCTCGAACCGCCGGAGTCCGCGCCCCACCCGTCCTTCATGGGCACCATCCCCCTGCGCGACCTGATCCTTCCCGTGCTCGACCTTTCGGTTTGGCTTGATCTGAATATGCCCAAAACCGAGCGCGACATCGTCATCGTCACCGAGTTCAGCAAGTCCGTGACCGGCTTCCTCGTTTCCGGCGTGATCGAGATCCACCGCGTGGGCTGGGGCGAGGTCATCCCGCCCTCAAGCGTCATCTCCCAGAGTACGGATTCCATCATCGGCCTGGTGGACAAGGGAGACCACTTCATCCAGTTGCTCGATCTCGAAACCATCCTGACCCAGTTCGAGCCCGACGACGGACTGGAACTCAAGCGTGCGGACAAAGAGTACAAAGTACTGGTGGCGGACGACTCGGCCACCATCCGCACCATGCTCGAAAACAATCTGAGCAAGGCCAACTTCCGCCCCACCATCACCACCAACGGAAGCGAGGCCCTGAAAACCCTCACGGAATACAAGCAGTTGGCTGAGGAATCGGGCAAGGACATCAACGAGTTCGTGGACATCGTGGTCTCTGACATCGAAATGCCGCTCATGGATGGCTTCAGCCTGACCAAGAACATCAAGCATGATCCAATCCTGAAAAAACTGCCGGTGATCCTGTACTCCTCGATCATCACCAAGGAACTGCGTCACAAGGGGGACTCCGTAGGTGCGGACATGCAGATCACCAAGCCCGACCTGCACACCATCCCCGACAAGGCCATCGAACTCATTGAAGGAATATCCGCTTGA
- a CDS encoding argininosuccinate synthase: MSKLDKVVLAYSGGLDTSIILKWIKNNYGCDVVCMTADLGQGEEMDGIEEKALATGAVKAYVEDLREEFVRDYVFPMFRANALYEGRYLLGTAIARPLISKRMVEIAEIEGAQAVAHGATGKGNDQVRFELATMALNPRLKTIAPWREWDLKSRTDLINYAQENAIPVPVSRAKPWSIDANLLHTSFEGGELEDPWNAPGPDCYRNITPPEKCPDAPEEITIDFEAGDPIAVNSVKYSPAALLAKLNELGGRHGIGRVDMVENRFVGMKSRGVYETPGGTVLAMARRDLEGLTLDREVMHLRDSLVPRYAEMVYYGYWFSPEREALQAMIDKTQERVTGTVRLKLYKGNCVPLGRKSPFSLYNADLATFEEDVIYDQADAAGFIKLVGLRLKGRMQQSKWGGKDQEESCE, encoded by the coding sequence ATGAGCAAGTTGGATAAAGTTGTTCTCGCCTATTCCGGCGGGCTGGATACGTCGATCATCCTCAAGTGGATCAAGAACAACTACGGCTGCGACGTGGTCTGCATGACCGCGGACCTCGGCCAGGGCGAGGAGATGGACGGCATTGAGGAAAAGGCGCTGGCGACGGGCGCCGTCAAGGCCTATGTGGAGGATTTGCGCGAGGAGTTCGTGCGCGACTATGTCTTTCCCATGTTTCGGGCCAACGCGCTTTACGAGGGGCGCTACCTGCTCGGCACGGCCATTGCCCGGCCGCTGATTTCCAAGCGCATGGTGGAGATCGCCGAGATCGAGGGCGCCCAGGCCGTGGCCCATGGTGCCACGGGCAAGGGCAATGACCAGGTCCGCTTCGAGCTGGCCACCATGGCCCTCAACCCGCGCCTGAAGACTATCGCCCCCTGGCGCGAGTGGGACCTGAAGTCCCGGACCGATCTCATCAACTATGCCCAGGAAAACGCCATTCCCGTGCCGGTGAGCCGGGCCAAGCCCTGGTCCATCGATGCCAACCTGCTGCACACATCCTTTGAGGGCGGCGAGCTGGAAGACCCCTGGAACGCGCCGGGACCGGACTGCTACCGGAATATCACCCCGCCGGAGAAGTGCCCGGACGCGCCCGAGGAGATCACCATCGATTTCGAGGCGGGCGACCCCATCGCGGTGAACAGTGTCAAATACTCCCCGGCGGCCCTGCTGGCAAAGCTCAACGAGTTGGGCGGCAGACACGGCATCGGCCGGGTGGACATGGTTGAGAACCGATTCGTTGGCATGAAGTCGCGGGGGGTGTACGAAACTCCGGGCGGCACGGTCCTGGCCATGGCCCGGCGCGACCTGGAAGGGCTGACCCTGGATCGCGAGGTGATGCACCTGCGGGACAGCCTTGTTCCGCGCTATGCCGAAATGGTTTACTATGGCTACTGGTTTTCTCCCGAGCGCGAGGCGCTCCAGGCAATGATCGACAAGACGCAGGAAAGGGTCACGGGAACCGTGCGTCTGAAGCTTTACAAGGGCAACTGCGTGCCCCTTGGGCGCAAATCGCCGTTCTCCCTCTACAACGCCGATCTGGCCACCTTTGAGGAAGATGTGATTTACGACCAAGCGGACGCCGCGGGCTTCATCAAGCTGGTGGGGCTGCGGCTCAAGGGACGCATGCAGCAGAGCAAGTGGGGCGGCAAGGACCAGGAAGAAAGCTGCGAGTAG
- a CDS encoding ABC transporter substrate-binding protein: MKRTLSVTSLVLVLFLAATASPARAQGMTIRFGILPVLDTLPLQVAVGDGLFAGQGLDVELISFASALERDTAMQTGQLDGYFGDLIATYLLINQDVPMYIALTSWRTSPGYPMFGIALSPAARDRRLDELKGASLGISRSTIMEFLADKMEARLGIGAEYFKRMEVKKIPIRLQMLMASQIDAAFLPEPLLSLARLKGGGVLATADNLDVPLTVLCLHRRYFSDGADVYVRFVTAYREAVERLAADPERYRALMAETCRIPQPLAEAFPVYRYPLPALPSDSELDEVQDWMIARGLLREPIPREIVLSPIIP, from the coding sequence ATGAAAAGAACCTTGTCCGTCACGAGCCTTGTACTTGTCCTTTTTCTTGCCGCAACGGCTTCCCCGGCACGGGCGCAGGGGATGACCATCCGCTTCGGCATTCTGCCCGTTCTCGACACGTTGCCGCTCCAGGTGGCTGTTGGCGACGGACTTTTCGCGGGACAGGGGCTCGATGTGGAGCTGATCTCCTTTGCCTCGGCCCTGGAACGCGACACGGCCATGCAGACAGGGCAGCTCGACGGTTACTTCGGCGATCTCATCGCCACGTACCTGCTCATCAATCAGGACGTGCCCATGTACATCGCCCTGACCTCCTGGCGCACCTCGCCCGGCTACCCCATGTTCGGCATTGCGCTTTCTCCGGCGGCTCGCGACAGGCGGCTGGACGAATTGAAGGGTGCCAGCCTGGGCATCTCCAGGTCCACCATCATGGAGTTTCTGGCCGACAAGATGGAGGCGCGCCTCGGCATAGGCGCCGAGTATTTCAAGCGCATGGAGGTCAAGAAGATTCCCATCCGCCTTCAGATGCTCATGGCCAGCCAGATCGATGCGGCATTTCTGCCCGAGCCGCTGCTCTCCCTGGCCCGGCTCAAGGGGGGCGGAGTGCTGGCAACGGCGGACAATTTGGATGTGCCCCTGACAGTGCTTTGCCTGCATCGCCGGTATTTCTCCGACGGCGCGGATGTCTATGTCCGCTTTGTCACCGCCTATCGGGAGGCGGTGGAGCGACTGGCCGCTGATCCCGAGCGCTATCGCGCTCTCATGGCCGAGACCTGTCGGATTCCGCAGCCCCTTGCGGAAGCCTTTCCGGTCTACAGATATCCGTTGCCAGCGCTGCCTTCGGACAGCGAACTGGACGAGGTGCAGGACTGGATGATCGCCAGGGGGCTCTTGCGCGAGCCCATTCCCAGGGAGATCGTCCTTTCGCCAATCATTCCCTGA
- a CDS encoding ABC transporter ATP-binding protein encodes MLKAENLGKSFGAVRVLDDVSFDLQVGETLAVVGPSGCGKTSLLYLLSGLSRPDSGAVFLDAVPVTGPTPDISIILQDYGLLPWRTVADNVALGLKVQGVPRAKRLKSALAQLAELGMAERGQEYPATLSGGEQQRVAIARAFVSRPRLMLLDEPFSSLDALTRERLQHTLLDVWKRRRVPYVLVTHSLEEAVVLGRRIMVLSGRPGRQVAMFDNPGFGDASIRDTEACFRLLRELRHTVEALW; translated from the coding sequence ATGCTCAAAGCCGAAAATCTCGGAAAATCCTTTGGTGCCGTGCGCGTTCTCGACGACGTGTCCTTTGATCTCCAGGTGGGCGAGACCTTGGCCGTGGTCGGGCCTTCGGGCTGCGGCAAGACCTCGTTGCTTTATCTCTTGAGCGGTCTTTCCCGGCCGGACAGCGGCGCGGTCTTTCTCGACGCCGTTCCCGTCACCGGGCCGACCCCTGACATCTCCATCATCCTTCAGGATTATGGTCTCTTGCCCTGGCGGACCGTGGCCGACAACGTGGCCCTGGGCCTCAAGGTGCAGGGCGTGCCCCGTGCCAAGCGGCTTAAGTCGGCCCTGGCGCAGTTGGCCGAGTTGGGCATGGCCGAACGCGGGCAGGAGTATCCCGCCACCCTGAGCGGCGGCGAGCAGCAGCGGGTGGCCATTGCCCGGGCCTTTGTCTCGCGGCCCCGGTTGATGCTGCTTGACGAACCGTTCTCGTCGCTGGACGCCCTGACCCGCGAGCGGCTGCAGCATACCCTGCTTGATGTTTGGAAGCGGCGCAGGGTTCCCTATGTGCTCGTGACCCACTCCCTGGAGGAGGCCGTGGTGCTCGGGCGGCGGATCATGGTCTTGTCGGGCCGTCCGGGCAGACAGGTTGCCATGTTCGACAATCCCGGCTTCGGCGATGCGTCCATCCGCGACACCGAGGCGTGTTTTCGTCTGCTTCGTGAGCTGCGGCACACCGTGGAGGCGTTGTGGTGA
- the tpx gene encoding thiol peroxidase — protein MQERKGVSTLKGNPVTLLGPEIKAGDKAPDFSLVANDLTGRTLADYAGKVLILAAVPSLDTPVCDMETRRFNTEAAGLGDDVVILTVSMDLPFAQARWCGAAGVEAVQTLSDHRDASFGAAFGVLIKELRLLSRAVFVVGRDGAVAHAQYLKEITDEPDYAAVLEAARKLAA, from the coding sequence ATGCAGGAAAGAAAAGGTGTTTCGACGCTAAAAGGCAACCCGGTGACGCTTCTTGGCCCGGAGATCAAAGCCGGGGACAAGGCCCCGGACTTCTCACTGGTGGCCAATGATCTGACCGGGCGCACTCTGGCCGATTATGCGGGCAAGGTGTTGATCCTCGCGGCGGTGCCCTCGCTGGACACTCCGGTCTGCGATATGGAAACCCGTCGTTTCAATACCGAGGCCGCCGGGTTGGGAGACGATGTTGTCATCCTCACCGTGAGCATGGATCTTCCTTTTGCCCAGGCCCGATGGTGCGGCGCGGCCGGAGTGGAAGCGGTTCAGACCCTTTCGGATCATCGCGATGCCTCCTTTGGAGCGGCTTTTGGCGTATTGATAAAGGAATTGCGCCTTTTGAGCCGGGCGGTCTTCGTGGTGGGCAGGGACGGCGCAGTGGCCCATGCCCAGTACCTCAAGGAGATAACGGACGAACCCGACTACGCCGCCGTCTTGGAAGCAGCCAGAAAGCTGGCAGCTTAA